From one Nematostella vectensis chromosome 7, jaNemVect1.1, whole genome shotgun sequence genomic stretch:
- the LOC5507895 gene encoding acidic leucine-rich nuclear phosphoprotein 32 family member A-like: MSHKLMLFYLLGFVALARQAPATEEEPSPVARDETKDEAPVDEQENQLQEVVPEEKEDEVEDGEFEGSSEADPNENMKDNDDKEGEIDKDSEKRGQICYKKCRRVQRCSGWWRKNRKCHTVMKCRRPCYCRVRTTWFLYGCWGRRCTSIPLYKWRRCRRFG; encoded by the exons ATGTCGCACAAGTTAATGCTGTTTTACCTGCTGGGCTTCGTGGCCTTAGCGCGACAAGCTCCTGCTACCGAAGAGGAGCCAAGCCCTGTCGCCCGAGACGAAACCAAGGACGAAGCACCGGTGGATGAGCAAG AGAACCAACTCCAAGAAGTCGTGCCAGAGGAAAAGGAAGACGAAGTAGAAGACGGCGAATTCGAAGGGAGTTCAGAAGCTGATCCCAATGAGAACATGAAAGACAACGATGACAAAGAGGGTGAAATTG ACAAAGACTCAGAGAAAAGAGGACAGATCTGCTACAAAAAATGTCGTCGCGTCCAAAGATGCAGTGGGTGGTGgcgaaaaaatagaaaatgtcATACTGTCATGAAATGTCGCCGGCCCTGTTACTGCAGGGTCCGCACCACGTGGTTCCTCTATGGATGTTGGGGACGAAGGTGCACCAGTATTCC CTTGTACAAGTGGCGCCGTTGCCGCAGATTCGGTTGA
- the LOC116615018 gene encoding uncharacterized protein LOC116615018, translated as MMRVMKLTSNQFTSSSRKWIKSLMESEMTEIKKSNEFTHETIKDLEQDMKKQGQMMALEQRMKELEAKSKSDHAELLDLRTRSMRNNLLFFEFFNIPEKNGENPHEVLVNTMIVEMKLQNVDAIELERVNRIGNRKTSSRPLVAKFLRFQDRERVRKNAHALKGTNIGIAEQFPKEIAHERKVLYPIMKKAKKDGHKVHMVLEKLYINGQRYFPQ; from the coding sequence ATGATGAGAGTGATGAAACTAACCTCCAATCAGTTTACAAGCTCATCCAGAAAATGGATAAAAAGCTTGATGGAGAGTGAAATGACAGAAATAAAGAAATCAAACGAATTTACTCACGAAACCATAAAAGACCTGGAGCAAGACATGAAGAAACAAGGTCAAATGATGGCCCTCGAACAGAGGATGAAAGAGCTCGAGGCAAAAAGCAAAAGCGATCACGCTGAGCTGCTAGACCTCCGCACGCGCAGCATGCGCAATAACCTCTTGTTCTTCGAGTTCTTCAACATCCCTGAAAAAAATGGTGAAAACCCACACGAAGTCCTCGTCAACACGATGATAGTCGAAATGAAGCTGCAAAATGTTGACGCCATCGAACTCGAAAGAGTTAATAGAATTGGTAATCGTAAAACGTCATCTAGGCCATTGGTTGCGAAATTCTTGCGCTTCCAAGATAGAGAGAGGGTGCGCAAGAACGCACATGCCCTGAAAGGAACAAACATAGGAATCGCAGAGCAATTCCCAAAGGAGATCGCCCACGAAAGGAAAGTCCTATACCCTATtatgaaaaaagcaaaaaaggatGGACACAAAGTCCATATGGTTCTAGAGAAACTCTACATCAACGGCCAAAGATACTTCCCGCAATGA
- the LOC5507893 gene encoding uncharacterized protein YDR514C isoform X2: MRQDGEEWCSVAPLHTTSLTTSFFRYLIGKFAGLKILTFQENFSIDYELAMNYSMACKECPDYLYDYDNLRDHWQRFCLNMEPTAGLQAKSFFKTVFNQHLKSNVFVTAFDCSNVAKLFVDYNVYCKIKEKLERRVGLKVPQEAPVRITKRRLPCVKHMFASNKDMEKCIENLKRKNEEIAFQMEVRGIRLFQTIQSNLAEQARKVLALDLELYEDDPTRILEIGFTLFRMHASIEQGCHVFKCRHIIIKENQHLFNKDIFPDNRNKFNFGTTQFLCFSRAKSTLKAVLSEAEIITAHSAANLTDYLRERGVDLPDIVDTRLLYLAAFPSAKHQQNLARILNELHIKHDYNNNFLSDQLHNAGNDAYYTMEIFKELVWKGLPSGT, translated from the exons ATGCGCCAG gACGGTGAAGAGTGGTGCTCTGTCGCGCCTCTGCATACCACTTCCCTGACCACATCCTTTTTCAGGTACCTGATCGGCAAATTCGCTGGCTTAAAGATCCTAACCTTTCAGGAGAACTTCAGTATCGATTACGAGCTAGCAATGAACTATAGTATGGCATGTAAGGAGTGTCCGGACTATCTATACGACTACGACAACCTAAGGGACCACTGGCAGCGCTTCTGTCTGAACATGGAGCCCACCGCTGGCCTTCAGGCAAAGAGCTTCTTTAAAACAGTGTTTAATCAGCACCTGAAGTCTAACGTGTTTGTCACCGCGTTTGATTGTAGCAATGTGGCGAAGCTGTTTGTTGATTATAACGTGTATTGTAAGATAAAGGAGAAGCTTGAAAGAAGAGTTGGACTTAAAGTACCACAAGAAGCTCCCGTCAGAATAACAAAACGGCGTCTACCGTGCGTCAAACACATGTTTGCTTCAAACAAGGACATGGAGAAATGCATTGAAAACCTCAAACGGAAAAACGAGGAGATTGCTTTCCAAATGGAAGTGAGGGGTATACGATTGTTTCAAACAATTCAGAGCAATCTTGCCGAACAGGCTCGGAAAGTTCTCGCTCTGGATCTTGAGCTTTACGAAGATGACCCGACAAGAATACTCGAGATCGGGTTCACGCTATTTCGGATGCATGCGTCAATCGAACAAGGATGCCATGTGTTCAAGtgtcgtcacatcattatcaAGGAAAATCAGCATTTGTTTAATAAAGACATATTCCCAGACAACAGAAATAAGTTCAATTTTGGAACAACACAATTTCTTTGCTTCTCAAGGGCGAAAAGTACACTTAAAGCCGTCTTAAGTGAAGCTGAAATCATCACCGCCCACTCAGCAGCGAACTTAACAGACTATTTACGCGAGCGTGGGGTGGATCTACCAGATATTGTAGATACTAGGTTGCTCTATTTGGCTGCCTTCCCCAGCGCCAAGCACCAGCAAAACTTGGCGAGAATTCTTAATGAACTCCACATTAAACatgattataataataattttctcTCCGATCAACTCCATAATGCGGGCAACGATGCCTACTATACAATGGAGATCTTCAAAGAGCTCGTCTGGAAGGGTTTACCCAGTGGAACCTAG
- the LOC5507893 gene encoding uncharacterized protein LOC5507893 isoform X1, with the protein MITLTCVRSNANFQRTSRCAGQYLLVLTQNYFRGDSSYPQTDGEEWCSVAPLHTTSLTTSFFRYLIGKFAGLKILTFQENFSIDYELAMNYSMACKECPDYLYDYDNLRDHWQRFCLNMEPTAGLQAKSFFKTVFNQHLKSNVFVTAFDCSNVAKLFVDYNVYCKIKEKLERRVGLKVPQEAPVRITKRRLPCVKHMFASNKDMEKCIENLKRKNEEIAFQMEVRGIRLFQTIQSNLAEQARKVLALDLELYEDDPTRILEIGFTLFRMHASIEQGCHVFKCRHIIIKENQHLFNKDIFPDNRNKFNFGTTQFLCFSRAKSTLKAVLSEAEIITAHSAANLTDYLRERGVDLPDIVDTRLLYLAAFPSAKHQQNLARILNELHIKHDYNNNFLSDQLHNAGNDAYYTMEIFKELVWKGLPSGT; encoded by the exons ATGATTACCTTAACCTGCGTAAGAAGCAATGCAAATTTTCAACGCACTTCTCGTTGTGCGGGGCAATATCTGTTGGTGCTCACGCAGAACTATTTTCGCGGCGATAGCTCGTATCCGCAAACT gACGGTGAAGAGTGGTGCTCTGTCGCGCCTCTGCATACCACTTCCCTGACCACATCCTTTTTCAGGTACCTGATCGGCAAATTCGCTGGCTTAAAGATCCTAACCTTTCAGGAGAACTTCAGTATCGATTACGAGCTAGCAATGAACTATAGTATGGCATGTAAGGAGTGTCCGGACTATCTATACGACTACGACAACCTAAGGGACCACTGGCAGCGCTTCTGTCTGAACATGGAGCCCACCGCTGGCCTTCAGGCAAAGAGCTTCTTTAAAACAGTGTTTAATCAGCACCTGAAGTCTAACGTGTTTGTCACCGCGTTTGATTGTAGCAATGTGGCGAAGCTGTTTGTTGATTATAACGTGTATTGTAAGATAAAGGAGAAGCTTGAAAGAAGAGTTGGACTTAAAGTACCACAAGAAGCTCCCGTCAGAATAACAAAACGGCGTCTACCGTGCGTCAAACACATGTTTGCTTCAAACAAGGACATGGAGAAATGCATTGAAAACCTCAAACGGAAAAACGAGGAGATTGCTTTCCAAATGGAAGTGAGGGGTATACGATTGTTTCAAACAATTCAGAGCAATCTTGCCGAACAGGCTCGGAAAGTTCTCGCTCTGGATCTTGAGCTTTACGAAGATGACCCGACAAGAATACTCGAGATCGGGTTCACGCTATTTCGGATGCATGCGTCAATCGAACAAGGATGCCATGTGTTCAAGtgtcgtcacatcattatcaAGGAAAATCAGCATTTGTTTAATAAAGACATATTCCCAGACAACAGAAATAAGTTCAATTTTGGAACAACACAATTTCTTTGCTTCTCAAGGGCGAAAAGTACACTTAAAGCCGTCTTAAGTGAAGCTGAAATCATCACCGCCCACTCAGCAGCGAACTTAACAGACTATTTACGCGAGCGTGGGGTGGATCTACCAGATATTGTAGATACTAGGTTGCTCTATTTGGCTGCCTTCCCCAGCGCCAAGCACCAGCAAAACTTGGCGAGAATTCTTAATGAACTCCACATTAAACatgattataataataattttctcTCCGATCAACTCCATAATGCGGGCAACGATGCCTACTATACAATGGAGATCTTCAAAGAGCTCGTCTGGAAGGGTTTACCCAGTGGAACCTAG
- the LOC5507893 gene encoding uncharacterized protein YDR514C isoform X3, giving the protein MNYSMACKECPDYLYDYDNLRDHWQRFCLNMEPTAGLQAKSFFKTVFNQHLKSNVFVTAFDCSNVAKLFVDYNVYCKIKEKLERRVGLKVPQEAPVRITKRRLPCVKHMFASNKDMEKCIENLKRKNEEIAFQMEVRGIRLFQTIQSNLAEQARKVLALDLELYEDDPTRILEIGFTLFRMHASIEQGCHVFKCRHIIIKENQHLFNKDIFPDNRNKFNFGTTQFLCFSRAKSTLKAVLSEAEIITAHSAANLTDYLRERGVDLPDIVDTRLLYLAAFPSAKHQQNLARILNELHIKHDYNNNFLSDQLHNAGNDAYYTMEIFKELVWKGLPSGT; this is encoded by the coding sequence ATGAACTATAGTATGGCATGTAAGGAGTGTCCGGACTATCTATACGACTACGACAACCTAAGGGACCACTGGCAGCGCTTCTGTCTGAACATGGAGCCCACCGCTGGCCTTCAGGCAAAGAGCTTCTTTAAAACAGTGTTTAATCAGCACCTGAAGTCTAACGTGTTTGTCACCGCGTTTGATTGTAGCAATGTGGCGAAGCTGTTTGTTGATTATAACGTGTATTGTAAGATAAAGGAGAAGCTTGAAAGAAGAGTTGGACTTAAAGTACCACAAGAAGCTCCCGTCAGAATAACAAAACGGCGTCTACCGTGCGTCAAACACATGTTTGCTTCAAACAAGGACATGGAGAAATGCATTGAAAACCTCAAACGGAAAAACGAGGAGATTGCTTTCCAAATGGAAGTGAGGGGTATACGATTGTTTCAAACAATTCAGAGCAATCTTGCCGAACAGGCTCGGAAAGTTCTCGCTCTGGATCTTGAGCTTTACGAAGATGACCCGACAAGAATACTCGAGATCGGGTTCACGCTATTTCGGATGCATGCGTCAATCGAACAAGGATGCCATGTGTTCAAGtgtcgtcacatcattatcaAGGAAAATCAGCATTTGTTTAATAAAGACATATTCCCAGACAACAGAAATAAGTTCAATTTTGGAACAACACAATTTCTTTGCTTCTCAAGGGCGAAAAGTACACTTAAAGCCGTCTTAAGTGAAGCTGAAATCATCACCGCCCACTCAGCAGCGAACTTAACAGACTATTTACGCGAGCGTGGGGTGGATCTACCAGATATTGTAGATACTAGGTTGCTCTATTTGGCTGCCTTCCCCAGCGCCAAGCACCAGCAAAACTTGGCGAGAATTCTTAATGAACTCCACATTAAACatgattataataataattttctcTCCGATCAACTCCATAATGCGGGCAACGATGCCTACTATACAATGGAGATCTTCAAAGAGCTCGTCTGGAAGGGTTTACCCAGTGGAACCTAG
- the LOC5507894 gene encoding 52 kDa repressor of the inhibitor of the protein kinase-like, translated as MDETFSHIYTHAVRMADIINTAPSMPRLVGRQVHHVNAPAVNPEEHYRRNVAIPFMNHIQSELEEQFSGLSVHASRLHCFVPSILCEKFPDEEAEAILDTYKDDLPSLELLHQELVRFKIRYDAKQCNDRPSTAVQALKECDRDMFPNISTLLQICCTIPATSCECERSASALRRLHTYNRSCMGQERLSALALYPLSLRHRRRPGSSDQSVCKKTP; from the exons ATGGATGAGACGTTCTCCCATATATACACCCACGCTGTGCGAATGGCTGACATCATAAATACTGCTCCATCGATGCCGCGTCTTGTTGGGAGACAGGTTCATCACGTGAACGCCCCGGCTGTTAATCCCGAGGAGCATTATAGGCGTAATGTTGCAATCCCCTTCATGAACCACATCCAGTCGGAACTGGAAGAACAATTCTCAG GTCTGTCAGTACATGCCTCGAGGCTCCATTGCTTTGTCCCATCCATCCTTTGTGAGAAGTTTCCAGACGAAGAGGCCGAGGCCATCCTCGATACATACAAAGATGATCTCCCCTCTCTGGAACTCTTGCACCAAGAATTGGTCCGATTCAAGATAAG ataCGACGCGAAACAGTGCAATGACAGACCAAGTACCGCAGTCCAAGCTCTAAAGGAGTGTGATAGGGACATGTTCCCTAATATCTCCACGCTGCTACAGATCTGTTGCACTATACCAGCTACAAGCTGCGAGTGCGAGAGAAGCGCGAGTGCACTTCGACGCCTCCACACGTACAACAGATCGTGCATGGGGCAAGAGAGGCTGTCGGCATTGGCCCTTTATCCATTGTCACTACGACACCGACGTCGACCTGGATCAAGTGATCAATCAGTTTGCAAGAAAACACCCTAG
- the LOC125568401 gene encoding LOW QUALITY PROTEIN: basic proline-rich protein-like (The sequence of the model RefSeq protein was modified relative to this genomic sequence to represent the inferred CDS: substituted 3 bases at 3 genomic stop codons), with protein PPPPSPSPSPTPPPPPPPPPPSPPPSPPPSPSPSPSPSPSPSPSPSPSPSPSPSPSPSPSPSPSPSPSPSPPPSPSPSPSPSPSPPSPPPSPSPPPPPPPPPSPSPSPLPSPSPSPSPSPSPSPSPSPSPSPSPPPPPPPSPSPTPSPPPPPPPPPPSPPPSPPPPSPSPSPSPSPSPSPSPSPSPSPSPSPSPSPSPSPSPSPSPSPSPSPSPSPSPSPSPSPSPSPSPSPSPSTPPSTPPPPPPSPSPSPTPPPPPPPPPPSPPPSPPPSPSPSPSPSPSPSPSPSPSPSPSPSPSPSPSPSPSPSPSPSPSPPPSPSPSPSPSPSPPSPPPPSPSPSPSPPPPPPPPSPSPSPLPSPSPSPSPSPSPSPSPSPSPSPSPSPPPPPPPSPSPTPSPPPPPPPPPPSPPPSPPPPSPSPSPSPSPSPPPPPSPSPSPSPPPSPSSSSSPSPSPSPSPSPSPSPSPSPSPSPSPSPSPSPSPSPSPPPPPPASPSPTPSPPPPPPPPSPPPSPPPSPSPSPSPSPPASPSPSPSPSPSPSPSPSPSPSPSPSPSPSPSPSPSPPSPSPPPSPSPSPSPSPSPSPPPSPSPSPSPSPSPSPSPSPSPSPSPSPSPSPPPPPPPSPSPSPSPSPSPSPSPSPPPPPPPPPSPTPSPSPTPPPPPPPPSPSPSPSPSPPPPPPPSPSPSPSPSPSPSPSPSPSPSPSPSPPPSPSPSPSPSPSPSPSPSPSPSPSPSPSPSPPPSPSPSPSPSPSPSPSPSPSPSPSPSPSPSPSPSPSPSPSPSPSPSPSPSPSPPPSPSPSPSPSPSPSPSPSPSPSPSPSPPPSPSPSPSPPPXPXPXPSPSPSPSPSPSPSPSPSPSPSPSPSPSPSPSPSP; from the exons ccaccaccaccatcaccatcaccatcaccaacaccaccaccaccaccaccaccaccaccaccatcaccaccaccatcaccaccaccatcaccatcaccatcaccatcaccatcaccatcaccatcaccatcaccatcaccatcaccatcaccatcaccatcaccatcaccatcaccatcaccatcaccatcaccatcaccatcaccatcaccaccaccatcaccatcaccatcaccatcaccatcaccatcaccaccatcaccaccaccatcaccatcac caccaccaccaccaccaccaccaccatcaccatcaccatcaccattaccatcaccatcaccatcaccatcaccatcaccatcaccatcaccatcaccatcaccatcaccatcaccatcaccaccaccaccaccaccaccatcaccatcaccaacaccatcaccaccaccaccaccaccaccaccaccaccatcaccaccaccatcaccaccacca ccatcaccatcaccatcaccatcaccatcaccatcaccatcaccatcaccatcaccatcaccatcaccatcaccatcaccatcaccatcaccatcaccatcaccatcaccatcaccatcaccatcaccatcaccatcaccatcaccatcaccatcaccatcaccatcaccatcaccatcaccatcaccatcaccatcaccatcaccatcaacaccaccatcaacaccaccaccaccaccaccatcaccatcaccatcaccaacaccaccaccaccaccaccaccaccaccaccatcaccaccaccatcaccaccaccatcaccatcaccatcaccatcaccatcaccatcaccatcaccatcaccatcaccatcaccatcaccatcaccatcaccatcaccatcaccatcaccatcaccatcaccatcaccatcaccatcaccatcaccaccaccatcaccatcaccatcaccatcaccatcaccatcaccaccatcaccaccac caccatcaccatcaccatcaccatcaccaccaccaccaccaccaccaccatcaccatcaccatcaccattaccatcaccatcaccatcaccatcaccatcaccatcaccatcaccatcaccatcaccatcaccatcaccatcaccatcaccaccaccaccaccaccaccatcaccatcaccaacaccatcaccaccaccaccaccaccaccaccaccaccatcaccaccaccatcaccaccac caccatcaccatcaccatcaccatcaccatcaccatcaccaccaccaccaccatcaccatcaccatcaccatcaccaccaccatcaccatcatcatcatcatcaccatcaccatcaccatcaccatcaccatcaccatcaccatcaccatcaccatcaccatcaccatcaccatcaccatcaccatcaccatcaccatcaccatcaccatcaccaccaccaccaccaccagcatcaccatcaccaacaccatcaccaccaccaccaccaccaccaccatcaccaccaccatcaccaccaccatcaccatcaccatcaccatcaccatcaccaccagcatcaccatcaccatcaccatcaccatcaccatcaccatcaccatcaccatcaccatcaccatcaccatcaccatcaccatcaccatcaccatcaccatcaccatcacca ccatcaccatcaccaccaccatcaccatcaccatcaccatcaccatcaccatcaccatcaccaccaccatcaccatcaccatcaccatcaccatcaccatcaccatcaccatcaccatcaccatcaccatcaccatcaccatcaccatcaccatcaccaccaccaccaccaccaccatcaccatcaccatcaccatcaccatcaccatcaccatcaccatcaccatcaccaccaccaccaccaccaccaccaccatcaccaacaccatcaccgtcaccaacaccaccaccaccaccaccaccaccatcaccatcaccatcaccatcaccatcaccaccaccaccaccaccaccatcaccatcaccatcaccatcaccatcaccatcaccatcaccatcaccatcaccatcaccatcaccatcaccatcaccaccaccatcaccatcaccatcaccatcaccatcaccatcaccatcaccatcaccatcaccatcaccatcaccatcaccatcaccatcaccatcaccaccaccatcaccatcaccatcaccatcaccatcaccatcaccatcaccatcaccatcaccatcaccatcaccatcaccatcaccatcaccatcaccatcaccatcaccatcaccatcaccatcaccatcaccatcaccatcaccatcaccatcaccatcaccaccaccatcaccatcaccatcaccatcaccatcaccatcaccatcaccatcaccatcaccatcaccatcaccatcaccatcaccaccaccatcaccatcaccatcaccatcaccaccaccatgaccatgaccatgaccatcaccatcaccatcaccatcaccatcaccatcaccatcaccatcaccatcaccatcaccatcaccatcaccatcaccatcaccatcaccatcaccatcacca